In a single window of the Nocardioides massiliensis genome:
- a CDS encoding ABC transporter permease, whose translation MTHRIANRAGRLLLPWILPITLLALWEFAGRNTTSIYLPPLSDVLITLRDDWMWDRTRSDLLPSLERFAMGYVIGALVGILAGLAIGSSRRIADYTTPTMEFLRSLPAVAVLPIAVLLFGLGDGMRVSIIAFGVAFPVLVNTIAGARSCRSERIDVARMYGLNRFQVIRRVVLPSAIPMISAGLRVGLPIALIMMVVSELVGGQNGIGFYLTQAQSMFDIAGMFTALLILGVLGNVINNLYAWIETRRLHWASHL comes from the coding sequence ATGACGCACCGCATCGCGAACCGCGCAGGCCGGTTGCTCCTACCGTGGATCCTGCCGATCACCCTGCTCGCACTGTGGGAGTTCGCCGGCCGCAACACGACCAGCATCTACCTGCCGCCGCTCAGCGACGTCCTCATCACGCTGCGCGACGACTGGATGTGGGACCGCACCCGCTCGGACCTGCTCCCCAGCCTCGAGCGCTTCGCCATGGGCTACGTCATCGGGGCACTGGTCGGGATCCTGGCGGGCCTCGCCATCGGCTCGTCGCGCCGGATCGCCGACTACACGACCCCCACGATGGAGTTCCTGCGGTCGCTGCCGGCCGTCGCCGTGCTGCCCATCGCCGTCCTCCTCTTCGGCCTGGGCGACGGGATGCGCGTGTCGATCATCGCCTTCGGCGTCGCCTTCCCCGTCCTGGTCAACACCATCGCCGGTGCGCGGAGCTGCCGCAGCGAGCGGATCGACGTGGCGCGGATGTACGGACTCAACCGGTTCCAGGTGATCCGCCGGGTCGTCCTGCCGTCGGCGATCCCGATGATCTCCGCGGGTCTGCGGGTCGGGCTGCCGATCGCGCTGATCATGATGGTCGTCTCCGAGCTCGTCGGTGGTCAGAACGGGATCGGCTTCTACCTGACCCAGGCGCAGTCGATGTTCGACATCGCGGGCATGTTCACTGCGCTGCTGATCCTGGGCGTCCTGGGCAACGTGATCAACAACCTGTATGCCTGGATCGAGACGCGGCGGTTGCATTGGGCAAGCCACCTGTGA
- a CDS encoding maleate cis-trans isomerase family protein produces MALGFGHRARVGQLYPSGGLCDYELQMMAPAGVQVVTTRMPFAATSAADDLAMIRDLERNALLLADAEVDLIAFNCTAASLLAGPEVVTARITAATGISAVTTIDAVEQALLALDARRIALVNPYPPEVEEHEISYLADHGFTVVATAGPACATPTEQGAIPHDTWRREVGGLDPAAIDAVLISCAGVQTAEIIGELEDLCGLPVVTSNQALLRLVLLHLGLEPVSPDYGRLLAARAAALPATEVVR; encoded by the coding sequence GTGGCACTCGGCTTCGGCCACCGAGCACGTGTCGGCCAGCTCTATCCGTCCGGCGGGCTGTGCGACTACGAGCTGCAGATGATGGCTCCTGCGGGCGTCCAGGTCGTCACCACCCGCATGCCCTTCGCCGCTACGAGCGCAGCCGACGACCTCGCGATGATCCGAGACCTCGAGCGCAACGCGTTGCTGCTGGCGGACGCGGAGGTCGACCTGATCGCCTTCAACTGCACCGCCGCCAGCCTGCTCGCCGGGCCCGAGGTCGTCACTGCCCGGATCACTGCAGCGACCGGCATCTCGGCAGTGACCACCATCGACGCGGTCGAGCAGGCGCTCCTGGCTCTGGATGCGCGCCGCATCGCCTTGGTCAACCCCTACCCGCCCGAGGTCGAGGAGCACGAGATCTCCTACCTCGCCGACCACGGCTTCACGGTGGTGGCGACCGCCGGCCCGGCCTGCGCCACGCCGACGGAGCAGGGTGCGATCCCCCATGACACGTGGCGTCGCGAGGTCGGTGGGCTCGACCCGGCCGCCATCGACGCCGTGCTGATCAGCTGTGCCGGTGTCCAGACTGCGGAGATCATCGGCGAGCTAGAGGATCTCTGCGGCCTTCCGGTGGTCACCAGCAACCAAGCATTGCTTCGTCTCGTACTTCTCCACTTGGGGCTCGAACCTGTCTCGCCCGACTACGGCCGTCTCCTGGCTGCTCGTGCCGCCGCCCTGCCCGCCACAGAGGTTGTTCGATGA
- a CDS encoding molybdopterin cofactor-binding domain-containing protein, protein MSYVGARVRPLDWDDRTRGRVLFTADLSTPEHLHAAVLRSPHPYAEIVTLDVSAAERMPGVHAVITKDDFRPGITYLHRGAPLSDRPPLADSVVRHVGQEVAAVAAETPAIARAALAAIKVKYRVRRAPLTPRAALEPAARRLHERVTDEANVAVLLRTDWGDVASGQAAGIHTVEGEYVYPSVSHACMEPNTTLAAWDEEGQRVELWTSTQAPWFIAKEVAHLLEIPHSHVICREVAVGGGFGSKSKASEHEVLAAALSRKARRPVLLELTREEEFGANKPRHRFETRLRTSADARGTIRLFDADILVDNGSYNHMGSSVMRVGVITLGSMYRPDGARFAARLVDTATQPGGQFRGYGTPQVSLAVESQVDDLARELGLDPLQMRLDNLGPEYATTLCGYAVTTSRLEDCLRAVRDGLDWDQRKEEHRSDRADRGLGVAAGMHGSGAYAYEMANRSDAAVDVFADGRVRVRHGSADAGTGQNTILAQIAATELGVDLDDVDVLSMDSELTPFELGAWSSRGTHMTGSSVGLAARELRDKIRALAAVKLGSDDVELRDGKAVAPTGEVDLGDLVLLSDEARDGCLSHEVSYVLDGTEMISPDKDRFNLSPTYAYAAHGALVEVDRRTGKVQVLDYVAAHDVGTALNPTAVEGQIAGGAAMGLGAALGEELIREGGRVVNSTYLHYAMPRSADLPSIRPVIVNADDPAGPYGAKSVGEMSIIPPGAAIANAVADAVGVRITELPITPDKVLTALARQEGRVRRHGLWRRPDRWWIALLRWLYPRGLHSALHRWGTKLGPKARSSAPPAPPRVLRPDTVDELTAATVDGAQPIGGGTDAVVERERQSRPAPVLISTIGVPSMRLIRQDGDALRIGAAVTLAELEESLPESLGYVVAAVASIASPQIRNSATVGGNLAQEKRCWFFRNGFSCYKRNGVTSPCYAVDGDHRFQHAVIDGHRCQAVTPSDLGTVLQVADARVVIARGEARRQLSLADLYDGPGELALHEGEVITELVVPLPSPTSRSSFKKLALYQGDFATASATVSADIVNGVWSNVRIVLGAIGPVPWRATETERALDGTTPSAAGVRSLLDRELNAHAHPLANNAWKLDAVAGLVEHAVEDLLAS, encoded by the coding sequence GTGAGCTACGTCGGTGCTCGCGTGCGGCCCCTCGACTGGGACGACCGGACGCGCGGGCGGGTGCTCTTCACCGCGGACCTGAGCACCCCCGAGCACCTGCACGCCGCGGTTCTGCGTTCGCCCCACCCGTACGCGGAGATCGTCACGCTGGACGTCTCGGCCGCCGAGCGTATGCCCGGCGTGCACGCTGTGATCACCAAGGACGACTTCCGGCCGGGGATCACCTACCTGCACCGGGGGGCGCCCCTCTCGGATCGTCCGCCACTGGCCGACTCGGTGGTGCGGCACGTGGGTCAGGAGGTCGCGGCGGTGGCGGCGGAGACGCCCGCGATCGCGCGCGCGGCACTCGCCGCAATCAAGGTGAAGTACCGGGTCCGGCGTGCTCCCCTGACCCCCCGGGCGGCTCTCGAGCCGGCCGCACGCCGCCTGCACGAGCGCGTCACTGATGAGGCGAACGTCGCCGTGCTGCTGCGGACCGACTGGGGCGACGTCGCCTCGGGCCAGGCAGCAGGCATCCACACGGTGGAGGGTGAGTACGTCTACCCGAGCGTGTCCCACGCCTGCATGGAGCCCAACACCACGCTGGCAGCGTGGGACGAGGAGGGCCAACGCGTCGAGCTGTGGACCTCGACCCAAGCGCCATGGTTCATCGCCAAGGAAGTCGCGCACCTGCTCGAGATCCCGCACAGCCACGTCATCTGCCGCGAGGTGGCGGTGGGCGGGGGCTTCGGGTCCAAGTCGAAGGCCAGCGAGCACGAGGTCCTGGCGGCCGCGCTCTCCCGCAAGGCCCGGCGTCCGGTGCTGCTGGAGCTGACCCGCGAGGAGGAGTTCGGCGCCAACAAGCCCCGCCACCGGTTCGAGACCCGACTGCGGACCTCCGCCGACGCCCGCGGGACCATTCGGCTCTTCGACGCCGACATCCTGGTCGACAACGGAAGCTACAACCACATGGGTTCGTCGGTGATGCGCGTCGGTGTCATCACCCTTGGCTCGATGTACCGCCCTGACGGCGCTCGCTTCGCAGCGCGACTCGTGGACACGGCCACGCAGCCGGGCGGCCAGTTCCGCGGTTATGGGACCCCCCAGGTGTCGCTGGCGGTCGAGTCCCAGGTGGACGACCTCGCCCGCGAGCTGGGCCTCGACCCGCTCCAGATGCGCCTGGACAACCTCGGGCCCGAGTACGCCACCACGCTGTGCGGCTACGCCGTCACCACCTCCCGCCTCGAGGACTGCCTGCGCGCCGTACGCGACGGACTGGACTGGGACCAGCGCAAGGAGGAGCACCGCAGCGACCGGGCAGACCGGGGTCTGGGCGTCGCAGCCGGAATGCACGGCAGCGGTGCCTACGCCTACGAGATGGCCAACCGCAGCGACGCCGCAGTCGACGTCTTCGCCGACGGCCGGGTCCGGGTGCGCCACGGCAGCGCCGACGCCGGAACGGGACAGAACACGATCCTCGCGCAGATCGCCGCGACCGAGCTCGGCGTCGATCTCGACGACGTCGACGTGCTCTCGATGGACAGTGAGCTGACGCCCTTCGAGCTCGGCGCGTGGTCGTCCCGGGGCACCCACATGACCGGATCGTCGGTCGGCCTCGCGGCGCGCGAGCTCCGGGACAAGATCCGCGCCCTGGCCGCGGTCAAGCTCGGCAGCGACGACGTCGAGCTCCGCGACGGCAAGGCCGTCGCCCCCACCGGCGAGGTGGATCTCGGCGACCTGGTGTTGCTCAGCGACGAGGCGCGCGACGGTTGCCTGAGCCACGAAGTGAGCTACGTCCTCGACGGCACCGAGATGATCTCGCCGGACAAGGACCGGTTCAACCTGTCGCCGACCTACGCGTACGCCGCCCACGGTGCCCTCGTGGAGGTGGACCGTCGTACGGGGAAGGTGCAGGTCCTCGACTACGTCGCTGCTCACGATGTCGGCACGGCGCTCAACCCCACCGCAGTGGAGGGGCAGATCGCTGGCGGTGCCGCGATGGGTCTCGGCGCCGCGCTGGGCGAGGAGCTAATCCGCGAGGGGGGCCGGGTGGTCAACTCCACCTACCTCCACTACGCCATGCCGCGCTCGGCCGACTTGCCGTCCATCCGTCCGGTGATCGTCAACGCCGACGACCCCGCTGGCCCCTATGGCGCCAAGAGCGTCGGGGAGATGTCGATCATCCCTCCGGGTGCCGCTATCGCCAACGCGGTCGCGGACGCGGTCGGTGTGCGCATCACCGAGCTGCCGATCACGCCCGACAAGGTCCTCACCGCGCTGGCGCGCCAGGAGGGCCGGGTACGCCGCCACGGCTTGTGGCGTCGTCCGGATCGCTGGTGGATCGCCCTGCTGCGGTGGCTCTATCCACGCGGGTTGCACAGCGCACTCCACCGCTGGGGCACCAAGCTGGGGCCGAAGGCGAGGAGCTCCGCGCCGCCTGCCCCGCCGAGGGTCCTGCGACCCGACACCGTCGATGAGCTGACGGCGGCGACGGTGGACGGCGCACAACCGATCGGCGGGGGGACCGACGCCGTCGTCGAGCGCGAGCGACAGAGCCGACCGGCGCCGGTGCTCATCTCGACGATCGGCGTGCCGTCGATGCGCCTCATCCGCCAGGACGGCGATGCGTTGCGGATCGGCGCCGCGGTGACCCTGGCTGAGCTCGAGGAGTCACTGCCGGAGTCGCTCGGCTACGTGGTGGCCGCCGTCGCGAGCATCGCCTCGCCCCAGATCCGCAACTCGGCCACGGTGGGCGGCAACCTCGCTCAGGAGAAGCGGTGCTGGTTCTTCCGCAACGGCTTTTCGTGCTACAAGCGCAACGGGGTCACCAGCCCGTGCTACGCGGTGGATGGCGACCATCGGTTCCAGCACGCCGTCATCGACGGCCATCGGTGCCAGGCCGTGACCCCTTCGGACCTGGGAACGGTGCTGCAGGTCGCCGACGCCCGGGTCGTCATCGCACGCGGCGAGGCTCGGCGCCAGCTGTCCCTGGCTGACCTCTATGACGGGCCGGGTGAGCTGGCGCTCCACGAGGGTGAGGTCATCACCGAGCTGGTCGTCCCGCTGCCGTCGCCGACCAGCCGGTCGTCGTTCAAGAAGCTCGCGCTCTACCAGGGTGACTTCGCCACGGCGTCCGCCACCGTCAGCGCGGACATCGTGAACGGCGTCTGGTCCAACGTCCGGATCGTCCTCGGCGCCATCGGGCCGGTCCCGTGGCGGGCGACGGAGACCGAGCGTGCTCTCGACGGCACGACCCCTTCGGCGGCGGGAGTACGTTCACTGTTGGACCGCGAGCTCAACGCACACGCGCACCCGTTGGCCAACAACGCGTGGAAGCTCGACGCCGTCGCCGGACTCGTCGAGCACGCCGTGGAGGACCTGCTCGCGAGCTGA
- a CDS encoding asparaginase domain-containing protein has product MTDRSVHWFALGGTIQAQGHDALDRHRYFRTGQTVDATALLAQWPAAGPAVVVEQIAAGASHNLSPALVLDLARRLRDLDPRTVSGAVVSLGSNALEEVAFLLWLFGPAPVPVVVTAAMRPPTALGTDAHANLFASLTLAGSAEGLRAGTVVVSDDAVLHPVGLTKSHTADVDAFSASGVRLGTVEPGRRPKIHRSGSASPLVGSELPADLAPVFQLASHLGSDGTLVQAAVQAGARGIVAVGLGAGFPPAAELDALRAAHEAGVAICLARRTARGRTTGAAETAPLLSAGELTALQARLVLSVALSGESASTAVLQTLLDDCHA; this is encoded by the coding sequence ATGACCGACCGATCGGTGCACTGGTTCGCCCTCGGAGGCACCATCCAGGCACAGGGTCATGACGCCCTGGACCGCCACCGCTACTTCCGCACCGGCCAGACCGTGGACGCCACCGCCCTGTTGGCGCAGTGGCCGGCCGCGGGCCCGGCTGTCGTCGTCGAGCAGATCGCTGCCGGCGCCAGCCACAACCTCTCCCCTGCGCTCGTGCTCGATCTGGCGCGACGCTTGCGCGACCTCGACCCGCGCACGGTCTCGGGCGCGGTCGTCTCGTTGGGATCCAACGCCCTGGAGGAGGTCGCCTTCCTGCTGTGGTTGTTCGGACCGGCACCCGTCCCGGTGGTCGTGACTGCCGCCATGCGGCCGCCGACGGCCCTCGGGACCGATGCGCACGCGAATCTCTTCGCGTCCCTGACGCTCGCAGGGAGTGCCGAGGGTCTCCGCGCCGGGACCGTGGTCGTCTCCGACGACGCGGTCCTCCACCCGGTGGGACTGACGAAGAGTCATACTGCCGACGTCGATGCGTTCAGCGCGAGCGGCGTCCGCCTCGGGACCGTGGAGCCGGGCCGACGCCCGAAGATCCACCGCAGCGGCTCTGCCTCCCCCCTGGTCGGCTCCGAGCTGCCCGCCGACCTGGCCCCGGTCTTCCAGCTCGCTTCCCACCTGGGCTCCGACGGCACGCTGGTGCAGGCTGCGGTGCAGGCCGGCGCGCGCGGCATCGTTGCGGTCGGCCTGGGTGCAGGGTTCCCACCCGCCGCCGAGCTCGACGCCCTCCGGGCGGCGCACGAGGCCGGGGTCGCGATCTGCCTGGCACGCCGCACCGCCCGCGGTCGTACGACCGGGGCGGCCGAGACCGCCCCGCTGTTGAGTGCGGGTGAGCTGACCGCGCTCCAGGCCAGGCTGGTGCTGTCGGTGGCCCTCAGCGGAGAGTCCGCGTCGACGGCGGTCTTGCAGACGCTGCTGGACGACTGCCACGCCTGA
- a CDS encoding alpha/beta fold hydrolase, which produces MMKGYAPSRFGQLHYVEVGSGRPVLLLHQTPRSWDEFRDVIPLLAGHCRAIAMDTVGFGASARVDEPFSIELFADGVADLLTALDLEDVLLVGHHTGGVVAMEVAARGDRRVTGLALSGVPWVDQPRRERVASAPPIDHVDPSPDGAHVGQLWARRRDFYPADRPDLLDRLTRDALAVLDRVEEGHQAVNRYRMEDRAGLVTVPTLVLCGAEDAYSLPDVPALVAALTATPAVRTDVLDDTGVPSADHRPDLFAAALIAELEAQGAR; this is translated from the coding sequence ATGATGAAGGGGTACGCGCCGTCGCGCTTCGGTCAGCTGCACTACGTCGAGGTCGGTTCGGGCCGCCCGGTGCTCCTCCTGCACCAGACACCCCGCAGCTGGGACGAGTTCCGCGACGTCATCCCGCTGCTCGCCGGGCACTGCCGAGCGATCGCCATGGACACGGTGGGATTCGGCGCCTCGGCGCGCGTCGACGAGCCGTTCAGCATCGAGCTCTTCGCCGATGGTGTCGCAGATCTGTTGACCGCGCTCGACCTCGAGGACGTCCTCCTCGTCGGGCACCACACCGGGGGCGTGGTCGCCATGGAGGTCGCCGCCCGCGGCGACCGACGCGTGACCGGGTTGGCCCTCTCCGGCGTTCCCTGGGTCGACCAGCCACGCCGGGAGCGGGTCGCGTCGGCGCCGCCGATCGATCACGTCGACCCGTCCCCCGACGGCGCACACGTCGGCCAGCTCTGGGCGCGCCGGCGTGACTTCTACCCCGCGGACCGTCCGGACCTGCTCGACCGCCTGACCCGCGACGCCCTCGCAGTCCTCGACCGGGTCGAGGAGGGACACCAAGCGGTCAACCGCTACCGGATGGAGGACCGCGCCGGTCTCGTGACCGTCCCCACGCTCGTGCTCTGCGGCGCGGAAGACGCGTACTCGCTGCCCGACGTGCCCGCGCTGGTGGCTGCGCTGACGGCGACGCCCGCCGTTCGCACCGACGTGCTGGACGACACCGGCGTGCCCTCCGCTGACCACCGTCCTGACTTGTTCGCCGCGGCCCTGATCGCCGAGCTCGAAGCCCAAGGAGCACGATGA
- a CDS encoding (2Fe-2S)-binding protein gives MTLGAGSEDDPTTLVVNGTEVLAPASQSLASVLRDQLGLTATKVACGRGECGACTVLVDGRPTMACVTMAGLVRGPVETLEGLADEISDLREEFADRGAFQCGFCTPGQLVHGAALVRQAGRLAEEGDLPCAVRKRLSGNICRCTGYQAITAALCSVVEQRVEARVEKEEIR, from the coding sequence GTGACCCTCGGGGCAGGCAGCGAGGACGACCCGACGACGCTCGTCGTCAACGGCACCGAGGTCCTCGCCCCTGCATCGCAGTCACTCGCGAGTGTCCTGCGTGATCAGCTCGGACTCACAGCGACCAAGGTCGCCTGTGGGCGCGGCGAGTGTGGTGCCTGCACGGTGCTGGTCGACGGACGACCCACGATGGCGTGCGTGACGATGGCCGGTCTGGTGCGCGGTCCGGTCGAGACGCTCGAGGGTCTGGCCGACGAGATCAGCGACCTGCGTGAGGAGTTCGCCGACCGCGGGGCGTTCCAGTGCGGGTTCTGCACGCCCGGACAGCTCGTCCACGGCGCCGCACTGGTGCGTCAGGCCGGGCGGCTCGCCGAGGAGGGCGACCTGCCGTGCGCCGTACGCAAGCGCCTGTCGGGCAACATCTGTCGCTGCACCGGCTACCAGGCCATCACCGCCGCACTGTGCTCCGTGGTCGAGCAACGGGTCGAGGCGCGGGTCGAGAAGGAGGAGATCCGGTGA